The Mustelus asterias chromosome 18, sMusAst1.hap1.1, whole genome shotgun sequence genome has a window encoding:
- the LOC144506804 gene encoding transmembrane protein 121 produces the protein MVLPPPDRRHVCLSTIVIMSSMAFMDAYLVEQNQGPRKIGVCIIVLVGDICFLIVLRYVAVWVGAEVKTAKRGYAMILWFLYIFVLEIKLYFIFQNYKAEKKNTDTVARKALTLLLSICVPGLYLILIALDSMDYVRTFRKKEDLRGRLFWVALDLLDILDIQANLWEPHKSGLPMWAEGLMFFYCYILLLILPCVSLSEISMQGEYIAPQKMMLYPVLSLVTINIVTIFIRAINMVLFRDSRVSTIFIGKNIIAIATKTCTFVEYQKQVKNFPENAIALELQQNSIPHNQTIHETQAIPHDQTPAREIVDT, from the coding sequence ATGGTGCTGCCACCGCCCGACAGGCGGCACGTGTGCCTCTCCACCATTGTCATCATGAGCAGCATGGCCTTCATGGATGCCTACCTGGTGGAGCAGAACCAGGGGCCTCGGAAGATTGGCGTCTGCATCATCGTCCTGGTCGGAGACATCTGCTTCCTGATTGTGCTGCGTTACGTGGCGGTCTGGGTCGGCGCCGAGGTCAAGACGGCCAAACGGGGCTACGCCATGATCCTCTGGTTCCTGTACATCTTTGTCCTGGAGATCAAGCTCTACTTTATTTTTCAGAACTATAAGGCTGAGAAAAAGAACACGGACACAGTTGCGCGGAAGGCGTTGACCTTACTCCTTTCCATCTGTGTACCAGGGCTGTACCTCATCCTGATTGCCTTAGACAGCATGGACTATGTCAGGACTTTCAGGAAGAAGGAAGACTTGAGAGGTCGCCTCTTCTGGGTAGCCTTGGACTTGCTGGATATTTTGGACATCCAAGCCAATCTATGGGAGCCACACAAGTCTGGCCTTCCGATGTGGGCAGAAGGCCTCATGTTTTTCTATTGCTACATTCTCCTGCTCATTCTACCTTGTGTCTCTCTTAGCGAGATCAGCATGCAAGGTGAGTATATAGCCCCACAAAAAATGATGCTCTACCCTGTTTTAAGTCTGGTAACCATCAACATAGTCACAATATTCATCCGGGCGATTAACATGGTCTTATTTCGAGACAGTCGGGTTTCGACTATATTTATCGGGAAGAACATCATCGCTATCGCCACCAAGACTTGCACCTTTGTAGAGTATCAGAAGCAGGTCAAGAATTTCCCCGAGAACGCAATCGCTCTCGAACTCCAACAGAATTCCATTCCTCACAATCAGACCATCCACGAAACGCAGGCCATCCCACACGACCAGACGCCAGCCAGGGAAATAGTGGACACATGA